In the genome of Colletotrichum lupini chromosome 8, complete sequence, one region contains:
- a CDS encoding inner membrane transport protein yfaV: MSTTDKPEISFVDDREDDAQSDSEKAPVVRIIDDVRVLGLSEDDAEFYANFTPEQRKKTIRKIDIRLVPMLAVLYLISHLDRANIGNAKIEGLAEDLKLSGVQWNIALSLFFVPYVLLEVPSNIILKKFNRPSVYLGTLVTIWGVIMTCHGVVKNFAGLLSVFSLVSLRPASTLVLFISAHSGTYPRIAWFYCTSALSGAFSGLLAAAIAKMDGVGGYEGWRWIFILEGIFTVGLGIATFFLLIDRPSLSGKWLTPEEIRFLEIQHFIKQGGRFQDEKQEDKFKWHDLKAVVTNWRLYMQAWALLATSACSYGTKFTLPTITKAMGFNNTAAQLMTVPPYFCGAASAIFFARLSDRFYWRMPFVAIPMGLITIGYGVIISFKGDLSGNIAGAMVGVIITCMGIYPIQPAGSSWAANNLAPASRRAIGVAFNICVGNIDGIIGSYMYLDNEKPKYYTGFGLSLAFGGSGLIVALLLEWSYKWGNDRKAKMSEEEIRAKYTEQQLMDMGDKSPHFKYTL, translated from the exons ATGTCGACGACGGACAAGCCGGAGATCTCCTTCGTCGACGACAGAGAAGACGACGCCCAGTCCGACTCGGAGAAGGCGCCTGTGGTGCGCATAATCGACGATGTGCGCGTGCTGGGGCTCAGCGAGGACGATGCCGAGTTTTATGCCAATTTCACGCCGGAGCAGCGCAAGAAGACGATTCGCAAG ATCGACATTCGCTTGGTGCCGATGCTTGCGGTTCTCTATCTCATCTCCCATCTCGACCGCGCCAACATTGGCAATGCCAAGATTGAAGGTCTGGCCGAGGACCTGAAGCTTAGCGGTGTGCAGTGGAACATTGCCCTCAGTCTCTTCTTCGTTCCTTATGTCCTGCTTG AGGTTCCTAGCAACATCATCCTCAAAAAGTTCAATCGTCCATCCGTATACCTTGGTACCCTCGTAACGATATGGGGTGTCATAATGACCTGTCACGGCGTTGTGAAGAACTTTGCTGGTCTTCtcagcgtcttctccttggTGTCTTTGAGGCCGGCTTCTACCCTGGTGCTGTTTATCTCTGCACATTCTGGTACCTACC CTCGCATCGCCTGGTTCTACTGCACATCCGCCCTCTCCGGCGCCTTCTCAGGCCTCCTCGCCGCCGCAATCGCAAAGATGGACGGCGTAGGCGGCTACGAAGGCTGGCGCTGGATCTTCATCCTCGAAGGCATCTTCACCGTCGGCCTCGGCATCGCCaccttcttcctcctcatcgACCGCCCCTCCCTCAGCGGGAAGTGGCTTACCCCCGAAGAAATCCGTTTCCTCGAGATCCAGCACTTCATCAAGCAGGGTGGGCGCTTCCAGGACGAGAAGCAGGAGGACAAGTTCAAGTGGCACGACCTCAAGGCCGTTGTCACGAATTGGCGGCTGTACATGCAGGCGTGGGCGCTCCTCGCCACCTCGGCGTGTTCGTATGGCACTAAATTCACGCTGCCGACCATCACGAAGGCTATGGGCTTCAACAACACAGCCGCACAGCTCATGACGGTTCCGCCGTACTTTTGCGGCGCTGCCTCGGCCATCTTCTTCGCACGCTTGTCGGACAGGTTCTACTGGCGCATGCCCTTCGTCGCGATCCCCATGGGTCTCATCACCATCGGCTACGGCGTCATCATCTCCTTCAAGGGTGATCTGTCCGGTAACATTGCGGGAGCTATGGTCGGCGTCATTATCACCTGCATGGGTATCTACCCCATCCAGCCCGCGGGTTCCTCCTGGGCGGCGAACAACCTCGCCCCGGCCTCGCGCCGCGCCATCGGTGTGGCTTTCAACATTTGCGTGGGCAACATCGATGGTATCATTGGTAGCTACATGTATCTCGACAACGAAAAGCCAAAGTACTACACCGGTTTCGGGCTGTCGCTGGCGTTTGGCGGCAGCGGGTTGATCGTTGCGCTGCTGCTGGAATGGAGCTACAAGTGGGGGAATGATAGGAAAGCCAAGATGTCCGAGGAGGAGATTCGGGCAAAGTACACGGAGCAGCAGCTTATGGATATGGGTGACAAGAGCCCTCACTTCAAGTACACTCTATAG